In one window of Elusimicrobiaceae bacterium DNA:
- a CDS encoding cyclic 2,3-diphosphoglycerate synthase: protein MAKNIIIMGAAGRDFHNFNVLYRDNPEYNVVAFTAFQIPGIDGRKYPAKLAGRLYPSGIDIYDESELPKLIKEHKAEEVIFSYSDVNFVDLMKKGSLVTACGADFKILDASRTMIKSSKPVIAVCAVRTGCGKSQTTRKIAELLKKAGKKVVAIRHPMPYGDLVAQTCQRYAEYADLEKHKCTIEEMEEYEPHIREGHVVYSGVDYGVILAEAEKEADVILWDGGNNDTPFYKPDLHIVVADPHRPGHEMLYYPGMTNAIMADVVIINKVDTATRENIDLVRSNISRINPNATIIEADSPCDLETAVDLKGKKVLVVEDGPTLTHGEMEYGAAYIAAKNAGAGEIVSPKQYAVGSILETYKKYGHVSKILPAMGYGKKQIAELEETINKVPCDVVLIGTPIDLGKLLKIEKPATRVFYSYKDRSEPTLKQVVDKVLAR from the coding sequence ATGGCTAAGAATATTATCATCATGGGCGCCGCCGGGCGTGATTTCCACAATTTCAACGTTCTTTACCGGGACAATCCCGAGTATAACGTTGTCGCCTTCACCGCGTTCCAGATTCCCGGCATTGACGGGCGGAAATATCCCGCCAAGCTCGCGGGCAGGCTTTATCCTTCCGGGATTGATATTTATGATGAGAGCGAGCTACCTAAACTGATAAAGGAGCACAAAGCGGAAGAAGTGATTTTTTCGTACAGCGACGTGAATTTCGTTGACCTGATGAAAAAGGGTTCTCTTGTGACCGCCTGCGGCGCGGATTTTAAAATTTTAGACGCCAGCCGGACCATGATTAAATCCAGCAAGCCCGTCATCGCCGTGTGCGCCGTGCGCACCGGCTGCGGCAAGAGCCAGACCACCAGAAAAATCGCGGAACTTTTAAAGAAAGCCGGCAAAAAAGTCGTGGCTATCCGCCACCCTATGCCGTACGGCGATCTTGTCGCGCAGACCTGCCAGCGCTACGCCGAATACGCCGATCTCGAGAAGCACAAATGCACGATTGAAGAAATGGAAGAGTACGAGCCGCATATCCGCGAAGGGCACGTTGTTTATTCCGGAGTGGACTACGGGGTTATTCTGGCCGAAGCGGAAAAAGAGGCCGATGTCATTTTGTGGGACGGCGGCAACAACGACACTCCTTTCTATAAACCCGATCTGCATATCGTGGTCGCCGATCCTCACCGGCCCGGCCATGAAATGCTGTACTATCCGGGCATGACGAACGCGATCATGGCGGATGTGGTGATCATCAATAAAGTGGACACCGCCACCCGCGAGAACATTGATCTCGTCAGGTCCAATATCAGCAGGATCAACCCGAACGCGACGATCATCGAAGCCGATTCGCCGTGCGATCTGGAAACGGCTGTTGATCTCAAAGGCAAGAAAGTGCTTGTGGTGGAAGACGGCCCGACCCTTACGCACGGGGAAATGGAATACGGCGCGGCCTATATCGCCGCCAAAAACGCCGGCGCGGGTGAAATCGTTTCGCCGAAACAGTACGCGGTGGGTTCGATTCTCGAAACTTACAAGAAGTACGGTCATGTGAGCAAGATTCTGCCCGCCATGGGATACGGCAAGAAACAGATCGCGGAACTGGAAGAAACCATCAACAAGGTTCCCTGCGACGTTGTGCTGATCGGCACGCCGATAGACCTTGGCAAACTGCTTAAAATAGAAAAGCCGGCCACCCGCGTGTTCTACTCGTATAAAGACCGCAGCGAGCCGACTCTCAAGCAGGTGGTTGACAAGGTGCTCGCCAGATAA
- the gap gene encoding type I glyceraldehyde-3-phosphate dehydrogenase, with protein sequence MAVKVGINGFGRIGRLVLKSGINNPDIEFVAVNDLTDARTLAHLFKYDSTFGIFPGEVKAEGDSLVINGRKIKVVSEKNPESLPWKALGVELVYESTGRFCNTEKAAAHLAAGAKKVIITAPAKGDGLLTVCMGINEGDYAPGKHNIISNASCTTNCLAPVAKVLNDNLTIKTGLMTTIHSYTNDQVILDAPHKDLRRARAAGQSMIPTTTGAAAAIGLVIPSLKGKLDGIAIRVPTPNVSLVDIALTVEKATTVAEVNAMMKKAADGALNKYLEYTEEPLVSKDFNGNAHSSIFDASLTHVVDGTHVKVYSWYDNEWGYSNRVNDLACYIAKKGF encoded by the coding sequence ATGGCAGTTAAAGTTGGGATTAATGGTTTCGGACGCATCGGAAGGCTTGTGCTTAAATCGGGCATCAACAACCCCGATATCGAGTTCGTGGCGGTGAACGATCTTACGGACGCCAGGACGCTGGCTCATCTGTTTAAATATGACTCCACGTTCGGGATTTTCCCGGGTGAAGTCAAAGCGGAGGGCGACAGTCTCGTTATCAACGGCAGGAAGATCAAGGTCGTTTCCGAAAAAAACCCCGAAAGCCTGCCTTGGAAAGCGCTGGGCGTGGAACTGGTGTACGAATCAACCGGCCGGTTCTGCAACACGGAAAAAGCCGCCGCGCACCTTGCTGCGGGCGCTAAGAAAGTCATTATCACGGCGCCCGCCAAAGGCGACGGACTGCTTACCGTGTGCATGGGCATCAACGAAGGCGACTATGCGCCCGGCAAGCACAACATTATTTCCAACGCGTCCTGCACCACCAACTGCCTTGCGCCGGTGGCCAAGGTTCTTAACGATAATCTGACGATAAAAACCGGTCTCATGACCACCATTCACTCCTATACGAACGACCAGGTGATTCTCGACGCGCCGCACAAGGATTTGCGGCGCGCGCGCGCGGCGGGCCAGTCCATGATTCCGACCACCACCGGCGCCGCGGCCGCCATCGGCCTGGTTATTCCGAGCCTCAAAGGCAAGCTGGACGGTATCGCAATACGCGTGCCCACGCCGAACGTGTCGCTTGTTGACATAGCGCTGACGGTGGAGAAAGCCACCACGGTCGCGGAAGTCAACGCGATGATGAAAAAAGCGGCGGATGGCGCGCTGAATAAGTATCTCGAATACACCGAAGAACCCCTTGTGTCCAAGGATTTCAACGGCAATGCCCACAGCAGCATATTCGACGCGTCGCTCACCCATGTGGTGGACGGCACGCATGTGAAGGTATACAGCTGGTATGATAACGAGTGGGGTTATTCCAACAGAGTGAACGACCTCGCCTGTTACATAGCGAAAAAAGGTTTTTAG
- the thrS gene encoding threonine--tRNA ligase, whose amino-acid sequence MSLQTAQDNFIETMRHSAAHVLAQAVTELFPGTKLGIGPAIENGFYYDFDSEHKFTPEDLPAIEAKMKEIVKAGQPFVCSLHSKAEAITFFQGRGEKYKVELIENLPGDTASYYENGGFTDLCRGPHVPDTGRIKHFKLTHVAGAYWRGDEKRPMLQRIYGLAFKTKDELDAHILRQEEAARRDHRKIGREMDLFSVHESVGAGLVHWHPKGARMRIIVEDFWRAEHAKAGYEFLFTPHIGRAALWETSGHLGFYKDNMYAPMDIDGEEYFAKPMNCPFHIQVYKTHKRSYRELPLRWAELGTVYRYEKAGVLHGLMRVRGFTQDDAHIFCTPEQMEKEVARTLGFCLHILRAFGFSDIAAYLATMPADAVGEPERWAKATESLKAALESERVPYELDEGGGAFYGPKIDLKVKDAIGRQWQLGTIQFDFNMSERFELSYVGSDGHDHRPYMIHRALLGSLERFFGILIEHYAGWFPLWLAPVQAKVLTLTSEQDGCAAALADRFRQAGIRVELDDRNEKLGLKIREAHLKKVPYLLIIGPKEAGENTVTVRVRSGKNIPGLRPEDVLSVFLKETAGHSGENLYS is encoded by the coding sequence ATGAGCTTGCAGACCGCGCAGGATAACTTCATAGAAACGATGCGGCATTCCGCCGCGCACGTTCTGGCGCAGGCGGTCACCGAGCTTTTCCCCGGCACCAAACTGGGCATCGGGCCCGCTATAGAAAACGGGTTTTATTACGATTTTGACAGCGAACATAAATTCACGCCGGAAGATTTGCCCGCCATAGAGGCAAAAATGAAGGAGATCGTGAAAGCAGGACAGCCGTTCGTGTGCTCCCTGCATAGCAAGGCGGAAGCGATAACGTTTTTTCAGGGGCGCGGAGAAAAATACAAGGTGGAACTGATCGAGAATCTGCCCGGAGATACCGCTTCCTATTATGAAAACGGCGGGTTTACCGACCTGTGCCGCGGGCCTCATGTGCCTGACACGGGGCGCATCAAGCATTTCAAGCTGACCCATGTGGCCGGCGCGTACTGGCGCGGCGACGAGAAACGCCCCATGCTCCAGCGCATTTACGGGCTGGCGTTCAAAACGAAAGACGAGCTTGACGCGCATATCCTGCGGCAGGAGGAGGCGGCCCGGCGCGACCACCGCAAAATCGGCAGGGAGATGGACCTGTTCAGCGTGCATGAAAGCGTGGGCGCGGGACTGGTGCACTGGCATCCCAAAGGCGCGCGGATGCGCATTATTGTGGAGGATTTCTGGCGCGCCGAGCACGCCAAAGCCGGTTACGAATTTCTGTTTACCCCGCATATCGGGCGTGCGGCGTTATGGGAAACGTCGGGCCATCTGGGATTTTACAAAGATAACATGTACGCACCGATGGATATTGACGGCGAGGAGTATTTCGCCAAGCCGATGAACTGCCCGTTCCACATTCAGGTTTACAAGACGCATAAACGCTCGTACCGGGAACTGCCTTTAAGATGGGCCGAACTCGGCACCGTGTACCGCTATGAAAAGGCCGGAGTGCTGCACGGCCTTATGCGGGTGCGCGGTTTCACGCAGGACGACGCGCATATTTTCTGCACGCCGGAACAGATGGAGAAAGAAGTGGCGCGGACGCTTGGTTTCTGCCTGCACATACTGCGCGCGTTCGGTTTCTCGGATATAGCGGCCTATCTGGCCACGATGCCCGCAGACGCTGTTGGCGAGCCCGAACGCTGGGCAAAAGCCACGGAGTCGCTGAAAGCCGCGCTGGAAAGCGAACGGGTGCCGTATGAGCTGGACGAGGGCGGCGGCGCGTTTTATGGCCCGAAAATAGACCTTAAAGTGAAGGACGCGATCGGGCGGCAGTGGCAGCTGGGCACGATCCAGTTCGATTTCAACATGTCGGAACGGTTTGAGCTGTCCTACGTCGGAAGCGACGGGCATGACCACCGGCCTTACATGATCCACCGCGCGCTGCTCGGTTCGCTGGAGCGGTTTTTCGGCATTCTGATCGAGCATTACGCGGGCTGGTTTCCGCTGTGGCTGGCGCCGGTGCAGGCGAAAGTGCTTACGCTTACCTCGGAGCAGGACGGCTGCGCGGCCGCGCTGGCGGACCGGTTCCGTCAGGCAGGCATACGGGTCGAGCTGGATGACCGCAATGAAAAGCTCGGCCTGAAGATCCGCGAAGCGCATCTGAAGAAAGTGCCGTATCTGCTTATAATCGGCCCGAAAGAGGCCGGGGAAAATACCGTTACCGTGCGCGTGCGCAGCGGCAAGAACATACCGGGGCTCAGGCCGGAAGACGTGCTGTCGGTTTTCCTTAAAGAAACCGCCGGGCATAGCGGCGAGAACCTGTATTCGTGA
- a CDS encoding thermonuclease family protein produces the protein MQPDKRLFATALLTLSALLYTTGCMPRLAVKPAPAQPAAAVISTDTLKYGAREVFTGVCEKVYDGDTILVRGDGREEKIRFYGIDTPESRQDYGPAAKQFTSDMVYGKRITVYGFGKEYYGRTLGIIEVEGRDLNLELVKAGLAWHYKQYSSDPALAAAETAARQAKLGLWCDGAPQAPWDWRRHQRKKSVSGGRGQPAE, from the coding sequence ATGCAGCCTGACAAACGACTCTTTGCGACCGCGCTTCTGACTCTATCCGCCTTGCTGTATACGACGGGCTGCATGCCCAGGCTCGCGGTAAAACCCGCGCCGGCCCAGCCTGCTGCCGCTGTCATTTCCACCGACACCCTCAAGTACGGCGCGCGGGAAGTTTTCACCGGAGTCTGCGAAAAAGTTTACGATGGCGACACCATTCTCGTCCGCGGCGACGGCCGGGAAGAAAAAATACGCTTTTACGGAATAGACACACCCGAATCCCGCCAGGATTACGGCCCGGCCGCCAAACAGTTCACTTCCGACATGGTTTACGGCAAAAGGATCACGGTTTACGGGTTCGGCAAGGAATATTACGGCCGCACGCTCGGCATTATCGAGGTGGAAGGCAGGGACCTTAATCTGGAACTGGTCAAAGCCGGGCTGGCCTGGCACTATAAACAGTATTCCAGCGATCCCGCTCTCGCCGCCGCCGAAACTGCGGCTCGGCAGGCGAAGCTGGGCCTCTGGTGCGACGGCGCGCCGCAGGCTCCGTGGGACTGGCGCAGACACCAGCGCAAAAAATCAGTCTCCGGCGGGCGCGGCCAGCCGGCGGAATAA
- the pgtP gene encoding phosphoglycerate transporter protein PgtP gives MLQKLLALYRPAPFRPRIPAEEVPARYKAMRLQVMSTIFAGYAGFYIVRQNFSFAKPYLISEWGLSKGDVGLIATALTVAYGISKFLMGNVSDRSNPRYFMATGLILSGLVNLAFGFMPSMFAMVCLWFVNGWAQGMGWAPCARTLTHWFSDRERGTKFAVWNLAHNVGGGITGQIATLAVLMFVSWKSVFYVPGMIAVVLGAGIIAFLRDTPQSEGLPPVEEFSNDRPDTGVDDPEKELGAKEIFTRFVLCNKWLWVLAFANVFVYVVRYGVVNWAPTYLTAVKCATHAMTGWQVMVFETAGIPGTLLAGWASDRYFSGRRGPVSVVYMLIVTLAVIGYWVNPAGRPWIDCGLLFVIGFLIYGPVMLIGVAAVDLVPKKAAGTAAGFTGLFGYLGGATVAELGIGRAVDAFGWTGGFVILLGSCALSIVFMGLMWNKHHRTHEEF, from the coding sequence ATGCTTCAGAAACTGCTTGCGCTGTATAGGCCGGCCCCGTTCAGGCCGCGCATTCCGGCCGAGGAAGTGCCCGCGCGCTATAAAGCCATGCGCCTGCAGGTGATGTCCACCATTTTCGCGGGCTACGCGGGTTTTTATATAGTGCGGCAGAATTTTTCGTTTGCCAAGCCCTACCTTATTTCGGAATGGGGCCTGAGCAAAGGCGACGTGGGTCTTATAGCAACCGCGCTGACCGTCGCCTACGGCATAAGCAAATTCCTGATGGGCAATGTATCTGACCGGTCGAACCCGCGCTATTTCATGGCGACGGGCCTGATCCTGTCGGGCCTCGTTAATCTGGCGTTCGGGTTTATGCCTTCGATGTTCGCCATGGTGTGCCTGTGGTTCGTCAACGGCTGGGCGCAGGGCATGGGCTGGGCGCCGTGCGCGCGCACGCTCACCCACTGGTTTTCCGACAGGGAACGCGGCACGAAATTCGCCGTCTGGAATCTGGCGCATAACGTCGGCGGAGGCATAACCGGGCAGATAGCGACGCTGGCGGTGCTCATGTTCGTGTCGTGGAAAAGCGTGTTCTATGTGCCGGGCATGATAGCCGTCGTGCTGGGCGCAGGGATAATTGCATTTCTGCGCGACACGCCTCAGTCCGAGGGCCTGCCGCCTGTCGAGGAGTTCAGCAACGACCGCCCGGACACCGGGGTGGACGATCCCGAAAAGGAACTTGGCGCGAAAGAAATTTTTACGCGTTTTGTGCTATGCAACAAATGGCTGTGGGTTCTGGCTTTCGCCAACGTGTTCGTTTATGTGGTGCGGTACGGCGTGGTGAACTGGGCGCCTACCTATCTTACCGCCGTGAAGTGCGCGACTCACGCCATGACCGGCTGGCAGGTGATGGTGTTTGAAACGGCCGGCATTCCCGGCACGCTGCTCGCGGGCTGGGCAAGCGACAGGTATTTCAGCGGCCGGCGCGGCCCCGTTTCGGTGGTCTATATGCTGATTGTGACGCTGGCTGTCATCGGGTACTGGGTTAATCCGGCGGGCAGGCCGTGGATTGACTGCGGACTGCTGTTTGTCATCGGGTTTCTTATTTACGGTCCGGTAATGCTTATCGGTGTGGCCGCTGTTGATCTGGTGCCAAAAAAAGCGGCCGGAACCGCGGCCGGTTTCACCGGCCTGTTCGGCTATCTCGGCGGGGCCACTGTAGCCGAGCTGGGTATAGGCCGCGCCGTTGACGCGTTCGGCTGGACGGGCGGGTTTGTGATCCTGCTCGGTTCCTGCGCGCTGTCCATCGTTTTCATGGGCCTGATGTGGAACAAACACCACCGTACACATGAGGAGTTCTGA
- a CDS encoding glycerophosphodiester phosphodiesterase, which produces MFFSLSLSASALAAVAPRIDVQGHRGCRAVMPENTLAAFNEALRLGVDVLETDMQVTKDNAIVLAHDSYINPERCLGPGGEKPEPEMPFRSLTLEQVKRYDCGSLPNPLFPGQASRPGEKIPALEELFELVKTSTYPAAARVRFNIETKISPGEPELTPSPESFAALVLALVRRYGYEDRVILQSFDKRTLLAMKKLEPRIRTAMLTDGNNLPFAAVAKAIGAEIISPDAGWITPADIVDLHAAGVQVAPWTVNEPAGWDLLIKYGVDAIITDDPAGLVAHLKAKGLR; this is translated from the coding sequence ATGTTTTTTTCCCTTTCGCTGTCAGCTTCCGCGCTTGCCGCAGTCGCGCCGCGAATTGACGTGCAGGGGCACCGCGGCTGTCGCGCGGTCATGCCGGAAAACACGCTCGCCGCGTTCAATGAAGCCCTGCGGCTGGGTGTTGATGTTTTGGAAACGGATATGCAGGTGACGAAAGACAATGCCATCGTGCTTGCCCATGACAGTTACATAAACCCGGAGCGGTGTCTGGGCCCCGGCGGGGAAAAACCGGAGCCGGAAATGCCTTTTCGCTCGTTGACGCTGGAGCAGGTGAAACGGTATGACTGCGGCTCTCTGCCCAATCCGCTTTTTCCCGGGCAGGCGAGCCGGCCGGGTGAAAAAATACCCGCGCTGGAGGAACTTTTCGAACTGGTGAAAACCTCCACCTATCCGGCCGCCGCGCGGGTCCGGTTCAATATAGAAACCAAAATTTCGCCCGGCGAGCCGGAACTGACGCCCTCGCCGGAAAGTTTCGCCGCGCTGGTGCTGGCGCTGGTCCGGCGGTACGGTTATGAGGACCGCGTTATACTTCAGTCGTTTGACAAGCGCACGCTGCTTGCCATGAAAAAACTGGAGCCGCGCATCCGCACGGCCATGCTCACCGACGGGAACAATCTGCCTTTCGCGGCGGTGGCGAAAGCCATCGGCGCGGAGATAATAAGTCCCGATGCCGGCTGGATAACACCCGCCGATATCGTTGACCTGCACGCCGCCGGCGTGCAGGTGGCGCCGTGGACAGTAAACGAACCCGCCGGCTGGGATCTGCTGATAAAATACGGCGTTGATGCCATCATTACCGACGATCCCGCCGGACTTGTCGCTCATCTTAAAGCCAAAGGCCTGCGCTGA